A portion of the Pseudomonas koreensis genome contains these proteins:
- a CDS encoding alpha/beta hydrolase family protein: MTARSESIQIDIDDEQMSGTFLSPKSKVPGVLFVHGWGGSQERDLERAKGIAGLGCVCLTFDLRGHTGGTGIPLTRVTREDNLRDLLAAYDRLLAHPALDTSAIAVVGTSYGGYLASILTSLRPVRWLALRVPALYRDEQWHTPKRDLDKADLRDYRGTLVRADSNRALHACSQFTGDVLLVESETDDFVPHATIMSYRAACQQTHSLTHRIIDGADHALSDPVSQQAYTSILVDWITEMVVGERLSIIQS; the protein is encoded by the coding sequence ATGACGGCTAGAAGCGAAAGCATTCAAATCGACATCGATGACGAACAGATGAGCGGGACCTTTCTCAGTCCCAAGTCGAAAGTCCCGGGGGTGTTGTTCGTGCACGGTTGGGGCGGCAGTCAGGAGCGCGATCTGGAACGGGCCAAAGGCATTGCCGGCCTGGGTTGTGTATGCCTGACCTTCGACCTGCGCGGGCATACCGGCGGCACCGGAATTCCGCTGACCCGGGTAACCCGTGAAGATAATCTGCGCGATTTACTGGCGGCCTACGATCGCCTGCTGGCGCACCCGGCCCTCGACACCTCGGCGATCGCCGTGGTCGGCACCAGTTATGGCGGTTATCTGGCCTCGATCCTGACGTCATTGCGCCCGGTGCGCTGGCTGGCGCTGCGCGTGCCGGCGCTGTACCGCGACGAGCAATGGCACACGCCCAAGCGCGATCTGGACAAGGCCGACCTGCGCGACTATCGCGGCACTCTGGTGCGGGCCGACAGCAATCGCGCACTGCACGCCTGCTCGCAATTCACTGGCGACGTGCTGCTGGTGGAATCGGAAACCGACGACTTCGTGCCCCACGCAACGATCATGAGTTATCGCGCGGCCTGTCAGCAGACACATTCATTGACGCACCGGATCATCGATGGCGCCGATCACGCGTTAAGTGATCCGGTGTCGCAGCAGGCTTATACGTCAATTCTGGTGGACTGGATTACCGAGATGGTGGTGGGGGAGCGGTTGAGCATTATCCAATCCTGA
- a CDS encoding DUF3182 family protein codes for MTPTPGKKIVVAHSVRAEAPQHEVETNKALARWLAQILGCKFGGSYDPAKHQGRELYLLPTQTIVGAAHAQTLGITGPDDLWGGYVEYDFICTKAISHGLRSHLAQAPQGWSPLFSERVRNVVLDGLSVFAVEDARPAAEHLLYAGPIRLKPIHACAGRGQEVIKSLDVFDEILARPEAQSSFSDGVVLEQDLSNVVTHSVGQSFIGGKVLSYCGDQYLTEDGQGEEVYGGSNLLVVQGGYDQLLTLDLPDDVRLAIEQAQVFDSAANEAYPRFFASRRNYDIAQGLDADGNPRSGVLEQSWRMGGASSAEVAALQSFVNDPQMRAIRVSSVETYTDQALPADAIEVYRGPAENSAFLLKYVTVKSYDG; via the coding sequence ATGACCCCGACACCCGGCAAGAAGATCGTCGTCGCTCATTCGGTGCGTGCCGAGGCGCCGCAACATGAGGTTGAGACCAACAAGGCCCTGGCGCGTTGGCTGGCGCAGATTCTCGGCTGCAAATTCGGCGGGAGTTACGACCCGGCCAAACATCAGGGCCGCGAACTGTACCTGCTGCCGACGCAAACCATCGTCGGCGCCGCCCATGCTCAAACGCTGGGCATCACAGGCCCTGATGATTTATGGGGCGGCTACGTCGAATACGATTTCATCTGCACCAAAGCCATCAGCCACGGCTTGCGCAGCCATCTGGCGCAGGCGCCGCAGGGCTGGTCGCCGCTGTTCTCGGAACGGGTGCGCAACGTTGTACTCGACGGTCTCAGCGTATTCGCCGTGGAAGATGCGCGGCCCGCCGCCGAGCATCTGCTGTACGCCGGGCCGATTCGCTTGAAGCCGATTCACGCCTGCGCCGGTCGCGGACAGGAAGTGATTAAAAGCCTTGATGTGTTCGATGAAATCCTCGCGCGGCCGGAAGCGCAAAGCTCGTTCAGTGACGGCGTAGTGCTGGAGCAGGACTTGAGCAATGTCGTCACCCATAGCGTCGGCCAGTCCTTCATCGGCGGTAAGGTTTTGAGCTACTGCGGTGATCAATACTTGACCGAGGACGGCCAGGGCGAAGAGGTCTACGGCGGTTCGAACCTGCTGGTGGTGCAGGGCGGCTATGACCAATTGCTGACACTGGATCTGCCCGACGATGTGCGTCTGGCCATTGAACAGGCGCAGGTATTCGACAGCGCTGCCAACGAAGCCTACCCACGCTTCTTCGCCTCGCGGCGCAATTACGATATCGCCCAGGGCCTGGACGCCGACGGCAACCCCCGCAGCGGCGTGCTCGAACAATCCTGGCGCATGGGCGGCGCGAGCAGTGCTGAAGTGGCCGCGCTGCAAAGTTTCGTCAACGATCCACAGATGCGCGCCATCCGCGTGTCGTCGGTGGAAACCTATACCGATCAGGCGCTGCCGGCGGACGCCATCGAGGTCTATCGCGGCCCGGCGGAAAACAGCGCGTTTCTTCTCAAATATGTGACGGTCAAATCCTATGACGGCTAG
- a CDS encoding DUF2491 family protein: protein MGWFKDLLGTSNWQSAAPTTTAVSGPLGMAQGKGVRFDTTLSLLLEGSTSVRVPFDQAVWSAGWVDLGQSNKLHRYYMNDEDFWVQIHVTGDDQVESVTLFNYLSYVTVNSDAELQRLAGPNSLIGLPTYTHNGVEYTREWGTELQQTELVPMTEHVVNPDESYTIKHHAMLYARDTGLTDRRELLLFSVEQDEEGTVSLSTSLGISLYTTDLSAI from the coding sequence ATGGGATGGTTTAAAGACTTGCTCGGCACCAGCAATTGGCAGTCCGCTGCGCCAACGACCACTGCCGTCAGCGGCCCACTGGGCATGGCGCAAGGCAAAGGCGTGCGTTTCGACACGACCTTGTCGCTGCTGCTGGAAGGCTCGACGTCGGTGCGGGTGCCGTTCGATCAAGCGGTGTGGAGCGCCGGCTGGGTCGATCTCGGCCAGTCCAACAAACTGCATCGCTATTACATGAACGACGAGGATTTCTGGGTGCAGATCCACGTCACCGGCGATGATCAGGTCGAGTCGGTCACCCTGTTCAATTACCTCAGCTACGTGACGGTCAACAGTGACGCCGAACTGCAGCGTCTGGCCGGCCCCAACAGCCTGATCGGCCTGCCGACCTACACCCACAACGGTGTCGAATACACCCGCGAATGGGGCACCGAACTGCAACAGACCGAACTGGTGCCAATGACCGAACACGTGGTCAACCCGGACGAGTCCTACACCATCAAGCACCACGCGATGCTGTATGCCCGCGACACCGGCCTGACCGATCGCCGCGAACTGCTGCTGTTCTCCGTCGAACAGGACGAAGAAGGCACGGTCAGCCTGAGCACCTCGCTGGGCATTTCGCTGTACACCACTGATTTGAGCGCCATCTAA
- a CDS encoding single-stranded DNA-binding protein, producing the protein MARGVNKVILVGTCGQDPEVRYLPNGNAVTNLSLATSEQWTDKQTGQKVEKTEWHRVSMFGKVAEIAGEYLRKGSQVYIEGKLQTREWEKDGIKRYTTEIVVDMQGTMQLLGGRPQQGDQQGGGNNYQQQAPRQQAPRPQQSAPQQRSAPPAPQQAAPQPAPDFDSFDDDIPF; encoded by the coding sequence ATGGCCCGTGGGGTTAACAAAGTCATATTGGTCGGCACTTGCGGCCAGGATCCCGAAGTTCGCTACCTGCCTAACGGTAATGCCGTGACCAACCTGAGTCTGGCCACCAGCGAACAATGGACCGACAAGCAGACCGGTCAGAAGGTCGAGAAGACCGAGTGGCACCGTGTGTCGATGTTCGGCAAGGTTGCCGAGATCGCTGGCGAATACCTGCGCAAGGGTTCGCAGGTCTACATCGAAGGCAAGCTGCAGACCCGCGAGTGGGAAAAGGACGGCATCAAGCGTTACACCACTGAAATCGTGGTCGACATGCAAGGCACCATGCAACTGCTCGGCGGCCGTCCACAACAGGGCGATCAGCAAGGCGGCGGCAACAACTACCAGCAGCAGGCGCCACGTCAGCAGGCACCGCGCCCGCAGCAGTCGGCTCCGCAGCAGCGTTCGGCTCCACCAGCGCCGCAGCAGGCCGCACCGCAACCGGCTCCGGATTTCGACAGCTTCGATGACGATATTCCGTTCTGA
- a CDS encoding GlxA family transcriptional regulator: MAAQKAATAELGVLIYPGAQLAAVHGLTDLFAVANRIAAEYQAAQLPVLRVSHWQVAGEQLPARVYDSHPGNEDVLLAVLIPPSLGGFDAAQMTASLTQWLRDQHARGATLGGVCVGSLMLAESGLLDGRSATTHWTSAQAFAERYPKIKLKADTPIVDDGDLITTAGLMAWSELGLRLVDRLLGPSIATATARFLVMEHSDSASECGSNFAPILSHGDAAILKVQHWLQSTGATDVSLAAMAERAGLEERTFLRRFRAATGLKPTEYCQHLRVGKAREMLEFTNGTIDHIAWTEGYQDPGAFRAIFKKITGLGPSDYRGRFGLTR, from the coding sequence ATGGCTGCACAAAAAGCCGCCACCGCTGAATTGGGCGTGCTGATTTACCCCGGCGCGCAACTGGCGGCGGTGCACGGTCTGACCGATCTGTTCGCGGTGGCCAACCGCATCGCTGCCGAGTATCAGGCTGCGCAGTTGCCCGTGCTGCGGGTCAGTCACTGGCAGGTTGCGGGCGAGCAGTTGCCGGCGCGGGTCTATGACAGTCATCCGGGCAACGAGGACGTTTTGCTCGCCGTGCTGATCCCGCCGTCTCTTGGCGGGTTCGATGCAGCGCAGATGACCGCGAGCCTGACGCAATGGCTGCGCGATCAGCATGCACGCGGCGCAACGCTTGGTGGTGTCTGCGTGGGCTCGTTGATGCTCGCTGAAAGCGGCTTGCTCGACGGTCGCAGCGCCACCACCCACTGGACCTCGGCCCAGGCTTTTGCCGAGCGTTACCCGAAGATCAAACTGAAGGCCGACACGCCGATTGTCGACGACGGCGACCTGATCACCACCGCCGGGCTGATGGCCTGGTCGGAACTGGGATTACGTCTGGTCGATCGCTTGCTCGGCCCGAGCATTGCCACCGCGACCGCGCGTTTTCTGGTAATGGAACACAGCGACAGCGCCAGTGAATGCGGGAGTAATTTCGCGCCGATCCTCAGTCATGGCGACGCGGCGATTCTCAAGGTCCAGCACTGGCTGCAAAGCACCGGGGCAACGGATGTTTCGCTGGCGGCGATGGCCGAGCGCGCGGGACTTGAAGAGCGCACGTTTCTACGCCGATTCCGCGCCGCGACAGGCTTGAAACCGACCGAGTATTGCCAGCATTTGCGGGTAGGGAAGGCGCGGGAAATGCTCGAGTTCACCAATGGCACGATCGATCACATCGCCTGGACGGAGGGCTATCAGGATCCGGGCGCGTTTCGCGCGATCTTCAAGAAGATCACCGGGCTGGGGCCGAGTGATTACCGGGGGCGATTTGGTCTGACGCGCTAA
- a CDS encoding lysylphosphatidylglycerol synthase domain-containing protein produces MSHSEVHSTSHSAPAAPSKWSRWKRPLTILFFLALIVLLTMFATRIEWAEVLETLADFKVRTLIIAASLTLLSFLVYASFDLIGRTYIRQDLTWKQILPVGIISYAFNLNLSAWVGGIAMRYRLYSRLGVSKGNIAKILGLSLATNWFGYMTIAGVVFSSGLVRMPPGWKLSSDALQLVGVLLLLLSAGYLAACQFSKRREWSIRGVEINLPSLRMAVLQLLLGALNWSLMAAVIFTLLPSKLDYPLVLGVLLISAIAGVITHIPAGLGVLEAVFVALLQHEASRGSLVAGLLAYRAIYFLLPLLITVVMYLVVEAKAKALRIEKKPTH; encoded by the coding sequence ATGAGTCATTCCGAAGTCCATTCCACTAGCCATTCGGCACCCGCGGCGCCGTCGAAATGGAGCCGCTGGAAACGTCCGCTGACCATCCTGTTTTTCCTCGCGCTGATCGTCCTGCTGACGATGTTCGCCACGCGCATCGAATGGGCCGAGGTGCTGGAGACTCTCGCCGATTTCAAGGTGCGCACGCTGATCATCGCCGCCAGCCTGACCTTGCTGAGTTTTCTGGTGTACGCCAGTTTCGACCTGATCGGCCGCACCTACATCCGTCAGGACCTGACCTGGAAGCAGATCCTGCCGGTGGGCATTATCAGCTACGCCTTCAACCTCAATCTCAGTGCCTGGGTCGGCGGTATTGCCATGCGCTATCGTCTCTATTCGCGGCTTGGCGTGAGCAAGGGCAACATCGCCAAGATTCTCGGCCTGAGCCTGGCAACCAACTGGTTCGGCTACATGACCATCGCCGGCGTAGTGTTCAGCAGCGGTCTGGTGCGCATGCCGCCAGGCTGGAAACTCAGCAGTGACGCGCTGCAACTGGTGGGTGTGTTGTTGCTGTTGCTCAGCGCTGGATATCTGGCGGCATGCCAGTTTTCCAAACGCCGCGAGTGGTCGATTCGCGGCGTGGAAATCAACCTGCCGTCGCTACGCATGGCGGTCCTGCAATTACTGCTGGGCGCACTGAATTGGTCGCTGATGGCGGCGGTGATCTTCACTTTGCTGCCGAGCAAACTGGATTACCCGCTGGTGCTGGGCGTGCTGTTGATCAGCGCGATTGCCGGGGTCATTACGCATATTCCGGCGGGGCTGGGTGTGCTGGAAGCGGTGTTCGTTGCGCTACTGCAGCACGAGGCTTCGCGCGGCAGTCTGGTCGCGGGGTTGCTGGCGTATCGGGCGATTTATTTTCTGTTGCCGTTGTTGATTACGGTGGTGATGTATCTGGTGGTGGAGGCCAAGGCCAAGGCGCTGCGGATCGAGAAGAAACCCACACATTAG
- a CDS encoding glutathionylspermidine synthase family protein — MKKIHCAERPDWKHTAESLGFLFHTIDDEPYWDESAYYQFSLAQIENDLEDPTTELHEMCMDLVDRVVNSEELLDRLSIPAAYYDMIRTSWREGHPHLYGRMDFSYDGNGPAKLLELNYDTPTSLYEAAAFQWGWLEQCIERGTLPAHADQFNSIDTRLHQAFAELQLKRPFYFASMKDSVEDKGTTDYLRLIAEKVGIESRHIDIEDIGLTAEGRFVDLQDRWIPHLFKLHAWEFIFHEPFGAAIAECDTQFFEPAWKAILSNKGVLPLLWELHQGHPNLLAAHLDPNPQSAVPKGWVRKPFFSREGANIELQTTEGLIVKEDGPYTDAPFILQEFAPLPKFGDSYTLIGSWVIGDEAAGIGVREDDSLITKDSSRFLPHLILD; from the coding sequence ATGAAAAAGATCCACTGCGCCGAGCGCCCCGACTGGAAACACACCGCCGAAAGTCTCGGTTTCCTGTTCCACACCATCGACGACGAACCGTACTGGGACGAAAGCGCCTACTACCAGTTCAGCCTCGCGCAGATCGAAAACGATCTCGAAGACCCGACCACCGAACTGCACGAGATGTGCATGGATCTGGTCGATCGCGTAGTCAACAGCGAGGAGCTGCTGGATCGTCTGAGCATTCCGGCGGCGTACTACGACATGATCCGCACGTCCTGGCGCGAAGGTCATCCGCACCTGTACGGCCGCATGGACTTTTCCTACGATGGCAACGGCCCGGCAAAACTGCTGGAGCTCAACTACGACACGCCGACCAGCCTTTACGAAGCGGCGGCATTTCAGTGGGGCTGGCTGGAGCAGTGCATCGAGCGCGGCACGCTGCCAGCGCATGCCGACCAGTTCAACAGCATCGACACCAGGCTGCACCAGGCCTTCGCCGAATTGCAGTTGAAGCGGCCGTTCTACTTCGCTTCGATGAAGGATTCGGTCGAAGACAAAGGCACCACTGACTACTTGCGGTTGATCGCGGAAAAGGTCGGCATCGAATCACGCCACATCGATATCGAAGACATCGGCCTGACGGCTGAAGGTCGTTTCGTCGATCTGCAGGATCGCTGGATCCCGCACCTGTTCAAGCTGCACGCCTGGGAATTCATCTTCCACGAACCGTTCGGCGCGGCGATCGCCGAGTGCGATACGCAGTTTTTCGAACCGGCGTGGAAGGCGATTCTGTCGAACAAAGGGGTGCTGCCGTTGCTGTGGGAGTTGCACCAAGGCCATCCGAATCTGCTCGCTGCGCACCTTGATCCGAATCCGCAGAGCGCGGTGCCGAAGGGCTGGGTGCGCAAGCCGTTCTTTTCCCGGGAAGGTGCCAACATCGAGTTGCAAACGACGGAAGGTCTGATCGTCAAAGAGGACGGGCCTTACACCGATGCGCCGTTCATCCTGCAGGAGTTCGCGCCGCTGCCGAAGTTTGGCGACAGCTACACGCTGATTGGCTCGTGGGTGATTGGTGATGAGGCGGCGGGGATTGGTGTGCGTGAGGACGATAGTCTGATCACCAAGGATTCCAGTCGCTTCCTGCCGCACCTGATCCTCGACTGA
- a CDS encoding DUF350 domain-containing protein produces MLEVLAVSLNKTALVGFVVYLIGAVLLFMLFQFVYTRITAHKEFELIRAGNTAAAIALSGAIIGFAIPASNVIAYSVNVLDFVLWAVIAAVVQLLAFVATGLVLKGTSQRIANGEVAAGIYVAAVAISVGMLNAACMTPSH; encoded by the coding sequence ATGCTGGAAGTCTTGGCCGTTTCCCTGAACAAAACCGCGCTGGTCGGTTTTGTCGTCTACCTGATCGGCGCCGTGTTGCTGTTCATGCTGTTTCAATTCGTCTACACGCGCATCACCGCGCACAAGGAATTCGAGCTGATCCGCGCCGGCAATACTGCTGCGGCCATTGCCCTGTCCGGCGCGATCATCGGCTTCGCCATTCCGGCGAGCAACGTGATCGCCTATTCGGTCAATGTGCTCGACTTCGTGCTATGGGCGGTCATCGCTGCCGTTGTGCAATTGCTGGCATTTGTCGCTACCGGGCTGGTGCTCAAGGGCACTTCCCAGCGCATCGCCAATGGCGAAGTGGCGGCCGGCATTTATGTGGCCGCCGTGGCGATCAGCGTCGGCATGCTCAATGCCGCGTGCATGACCCCGTCCCACTGA
- the clsB gene encoding cardiolipin synthase ClsB encodes MNSAPLEKSAVEPVTLNPPVREPGHVDVEYQWHSNNRVELLENGEEYFPRVFEAMRAAKSEILLETFIVFEDKVGAELQQILIEAAQRGVRTTVSLDGFGCGELSTGYLSALSDAGVHLQIFDPAPKHLGIRTNWFRRLHRKIVVVDGLIAFIGGINFSGDHLADFGPEAKQDYSVEIQGPVVADIHHFALLQSGRPGRARFWWQRRRQRLADMAFTEHDGQVRLVFRDNDQHNTDIEDVYLQVLRKAKRRVIIANAYFFPGYRLLREIRNAARRGVEVRLILQGQPDMLVAKLAARMTYDYLLRAGVQIHEYCQRPLHGKVALVDDDWSTVGSSNLDPLSLSLNLEANVLIRDRAFNQHLYERLEDLSQNHCKAMDAKLLPRGRIWHMTVGFLVFHFLRHFPAMAGWLPAHKPRLKPFRGARP; translated from the coding sequence ATGAACAGTGCGCCACTGGAAAAATCCGCCGTCGAACCGGTCACGCTGAACCCGCCGGTGCGCGAGCCCGGCCACGTTGACGTCGAGTATCAATGGCACAGCAACAACCGCGTAGAGCTGCTGGAAAACGGCGAGGAATATTTCCCCCGCGTGTTTGAAGCGATGCGCGCGGCCAAGAGCGAAATCCTCCTGGAGACCTTCATCGTCTTCGAAGACAAGGTCGGCGCCGAGCTGCAGCAAATCCTCATCGAAGCCGCCCAGCGTGGCGTGCGCACCACGGTCAGCCTCGACGGCTTCGGCTGCGGCGAGCTGAGCACCGGCTATCTGTCGGCACTGAGCGATGCCGGCGTGCATCTGCAGATCTTCGATCCGGCGCCCAAGCATTTGGGCATCCGCACCAACTGGTTCCGCCGCCTGCATCGCAAAATCGTGGTGGTCGACGGTTTGATCGCGTTCATTGGCGGGATCAATTTTTCCGGCGATCACCTGGCCGACTTCGGCCCCGAAGCCAAGCAGGATTACTCGGTGGAGATCCAGGGCCCGGTGGTCGCCGATATCCATCATTTTGCCCTGCTGCAAAGCGGTCGTCCGGGGCGCGCGCGATTCTGGTGGCAGCGCCGGCGCCAGCGTCTGGCGGACATGGCTTTCACCGAACACGACGGCCAGGTAAGGCTGGTATTCCGCGATAACGATCAACACAACACCGACATCGAAGACGTCTACCTGCAGGTGCTGCGCAAGGCCAAGCGTCGGGTGATCATCGCCAACGCCTACTTCTTCCCCGGTTACCGTTTGCTGCGCGAGATCCGCAACGCCGCGCGCCGTGGCGTCGAGGTGCGGCTGATCCTGCAAGGCCAGCCAGACATGCTCGTCGCGAAACTGGCAGCGCGCATGACTTACGATTATCTGCTGCGCGCCGGCGTGCAGATTCATGAATACTGCCAGCGCCCGCTGCACGGCAAAGTCGCGCTGGTCGACGATGACTGGAGCACCGTGGGCTCAAGCAATCTCGACCCGCTGAGCCTGTCGCTGAACCTGGAAGCCAACGTGCTGATCCGCGACCGCGCCTTCAACCAGCACCTGTACGAACGCCTCGAAGACCTCAGCCAGAACCACTGCAAGGCCATGGACGCCAAGTTGTTGCCGCGCGGGCGCATCTGGCACATGACCGTGGGTTTTCTGGTCTTCCACTTTCTGCGGCACTTCCCGGCCATGGCCGGTTGGCTGCCGGCGCATAAACCGCGTCTGAAGCCTTTCCGAGGTGCGCGTCCATGA
- a CDS encoding DUF1190 domain-containing protein yields the protein MKRSKYVQLSLAASVALAITGEAAALDQQRNFPSVEQCVDAEVAADVCSNAYVAALNEHRRIAPAYDDKAKCDADFAADWCQKNSDGRFVPKLGGFKVPQNGEEPQNLDAIADAQMPAGDATSSASHGGSHYSGSSGGGGNGWLTGWLIGNAMSNNANRTVYRDRETRQPYNTSTQYRRAETTTRRQPDYESSKSKPVNVASSTSRGGFGSQSSARSGWGGWGSSSGRSSS from the coding sequence ATGAAACGCAGCAAATATGTGCAGTTGTCTCTCGCCGCGTCGGTTGCGCTGGCGATTACCGGTGAAGCGGCGGCGCTTGATCAGCAGCGCAATTTCCCCAGCGTTGAACAGTGCGTCGACGCCGAAGTGGCCGCCGATGTCTGCTCCAACGCCTACGTCGCCGCCCTGAACGAACACCGACGCATCGCCCCGGCCTACGACGATAAGGCCAAGTGCGACGCAGACTTTGCCGCCGACTGGTGTCAGAAAAATTCCGATGGCCGCTTCGTGCCCAAACTCGGCGGTTTCAAAGTGCCGCAGAACGGTGAAGAGCCGCAAAATCTGGATGCCATTGCCGATGCGCAGATGCCGGCGGGCGACGCCACCAGCAGCGCAAGTCACGGCGGCTCGCATTATTCCGGCAGTTCAGGTGGCGGCGGTAATGGCTGGCTGACCGGTTGGCTGATCGGCAATGCGATGAGCAACAACGCCAATCGCACCGTTTACCGCGATCGCGAAACGCGCCAGCCGTACAATACTTCGACGCAATACCGCAGAGCTGAAACGACCACGCGCAGGCAGCCGGATTACGAGAGCAGCAAGAGCAAACCGGTGAACGTTGCTTCGTCGACTTCGCGGGGCGGCTTCGGCAGCCAGTCCAGCGCCCGCAGCGGTTGGGGTGGCTGGGGCAGCAGTTCCGGACGCTCGAGCAGCTGA
- a CDS encoding PspA/IM30 family protein: MTQSIWSKLFTALRGGANEVGEAIADQQALRILDQEIRDADSALSNARRELVTIMAKHKLAADRVSEYDAKIKDLEAKAVAALNAGREDLALEVAEAISTLTNDLAAEKKLSDEFGAYADNMRKDISKAESRIKSLRQQVDMAKARDSVQKAQVSASIASGGANGKLETAVGTLNRLQAKQQQRAAELSAADELADASTGNDLERKLRDAGITPNEGSANAILERLKQKSAQ, from the coding sequence ATGACTCAGTCCATCTGGAGCAAGTTGTTCACCGCACTGCGCGGCGGCGCCAATGAAGTCGGCGAAGCCATCGCCGACCAGCAGGCCCTGCGCATCCTCGATCAGGAAATTCGCGACGCCGACAGCGCGCTATCGAACGCTCGCCGCGAACTGGTGACGATCATGGCCAAGCACAAACTGGCCGCTGACCGCGTGAGCGAGTACGACGCCAAGATCAAGGATCTCGAAGCAAAGGCCGTCGCCGCACTGAATGCCGGCCGTGAAGACCTGGCGCTGGAAGTGGCCGAAGCAATTTCGACCCTGACCAACGACCTCGCTGCCGAGAAGAAGCTTAGCGATGAATTCGGCGCCTACGCCGACAACATGCGCAAAGACATCAGCAAAGCCGAATCGCGGATCAAGAGCCTGCGCCAGCAAGTGGACATGGCCAAGGCCCGCGACAGCGTGCAGAAAGCCCAGGTCAGCGCCTCGATTGCCAGTGGCGGCGCCAACGGCAAACTGGAAACTGCGGTCGGCACCCTGAACCGTCTGCAAGCCAAGCAGCAGCAACGCGCTGCCGAACTGAGCGCAGCGGACGAACTGGCCGACGCCTCCACCGGCAACGATCTGGAACGCAAACTGCGCGACGCCGGCATCACGCCGAACGAAGGCAGCGCCAACGCGATTCTTGAGCGGCTGAAGCAGAAGTCCGCGCAGTAA
- a CDS encoding cysteine hydrolase family protein — translation MAKQALIVVDIQNDYFPQGKWPLVGADAAADNAARLIAAFRDAGDSVVHIRHEFTSDDAPFFTPGSEGARLHPKVLNRADEPVVLKHFVNSFRETELKSVLDQQAITDLVVVGSMSHMCIDGITRAAADMGYSVTVIHDACASRDLEFNGLTVPAAHVHAAFMSALGFAYASVVSTDQFLHGNA, via the coding sequence ATGGCCAAGCAAGCGCTCATCGTAGTCGATATCCAGAACGACTACTTCCCCCAAGGCAAGTGGCCGCTGGTCGGCGCCGACGCGGCCGCCGACAACGCCGCGCGGCTGATCGCAGCCTTTCGCGACGCGGGCGATTCAGTGGTGCACATTCGTCACGAATTCACCTCCGACGATGCGCCGTTTTTCACTCCAGGCTCCGAGGGCGCCAGACTGCATCCGAAAGTGCTCAACCGCGCCGACGAGCCGGTGGTGCTCAAGCACTTCGTCAACTCGTTCCGCGAAACCGAACTGAAATCGGTGCTCGATCAACAAGCCATCACCGACCTGGTGGTGGTCGGCAGCATGAGCCATATGTGCATTGACGGCATCACCCGCGCGGCGGCGGACATGGGTTACAGCGTCACGGTGATTCACGATGCCTGCGCCAGCCGTGATCTTGAGTTCAATGGTCTGACAGTGCCGGCGGCTCATGTGCATGCGGCATTCATGTCGGCGCTGGGTTTTGCCTACGCCAGCGTGGTATCGACTGACCAGTTCCTGCACGGCAACGCCTAG
- a CDS encoding YjfI family protein has translation MKQMRAGLAAAGYVKHETWVLPENRSLLKQMEQQLRQPILAGSFMSEKYMSAGNNWTIDSLFNALKALDEVASEEISLSLIQSSEPSIKLEMNEFGGLPIHIALAGQQIIVDTVLVDIDSISNVQAFNDAVLRSREMFPLSSIGIESMPNGQTVYNMFGALSADSSLTNVVTEVKTLVDNVQRASEAFEHFFK, from the coding sequence ATGAAGCAGATGCGCGCAGGCCTGGCCGCCGCCGGTTATGTGAAACACGAAACTTGGGTGCTTCCGGAAAACCGAAGCTTGCTCAAGCAAATGGAGCAACAGCTACGCCAACCGATTCTGGCTGGCTCTTTCATGTCGGAGAAATACATGAGCGCAGGCAACAACTGGACCATCGACAGCCTCTTCAATGCCCTCAAGGCGCTGGACGAGGTGGCTTCCGAAGAGATTTCGCTGTCCCTGATCCAGAGCTCCGAACCGAGCATCAAGCTGGAAATGAACGAATTCGGCGGTCTGCCGATTCACATCGCCCTGGCCGGCCAGCAGATCATCGTCGATACCGTACTGGTCGACATCGATTCGATCAGCAACGTCCAGGCTTTCAACGATGCCGTGCTGCGCAGCCGCGAGATGTTCCCGCTGTCGTCGATCGGTATCGAGTCGATGCCCAATGGGCAAACCGTCTACAACATGTTCGGCGCCCTCAGCGCTGATTCGAGCCTGACCAACGTCGTCACCGAGGTGAAAACCCTGGTCGACAACGTGCAGCGCGCCAGCGAAGCCTTCGAACACTTCTTCAAGTAA